The following proteins are co-located in the candidate division WOR-3 bacterium genome:
- the infC gene encoding translation initiation factor IF-3 codes for MKQERIRVNFLIKSPYVRVIGPDKKQIGIMPTREAMELAKRQGLDLVEISPNADPPVCYITDFGKYMYELKQKQREAKKKQKTTELKEVRLSYKIDDHDYQTKLRKIKEILNAKNRVKVVLKMRGREALYKDKALALLDRLTNDLSGIGQPEGVPRSLGEAGKIIQLTYLPK; via the coding sequence ATGAAACAGGAGCGCATTAGGGTAAATTTTTTAATAAAGAGTCCTTATGTCCGAGTGATCGGACCGGATAAGAAACAGATTGGTATTATGCCCACCCGCGAGGCGATGGAATTGGCAAAAAGGCAGGGTTTGGACTTAGTGGAGATTTCACCCAATGCTGACCCCCCCGTTTGCTATATTACCGACTTCGGAAAATATATGTACGAGTTAAAGCAGAAACAGAGGGAGGCGAAGAAGAAACAGAAGACCACAGAATTAAAGGAGGTTCGCCTCTCTTACAAAATTGATGACCACGACTATCAGACAAAACTGCGAAAGATTAAAGAAATTCTTAATGCCAAAAATCGGGTGAAAGTGGTCTTGAAGATGCGGGGAAGAGAAGCCCTTTATAAAGATAAAGCCTTAGCACTTTTAGACCGGCTGACTAACGACCTCTCGGGGATTGGTCAACCCGAAGGTGTTCCCCGTTCTTTGGGGGAGGCCGGTAAGATTATCCAACTTACCTATTTACCCAAATGA
- the rpmI gene encoding 50S ribosomal protein L35 yields the protein MKLKTLKSLKKRIKITATGKLLRRRAGKSHLLTGKRKARKKRLLKPTVTKKSVAKKLKPFLSA from the coding sequence ATGAAACTAAAAACCCTTAAATCTTTGAAGAAGAGGATAAAAATCACCGCTACGGGAAAGTTACTCCGCCGCCGGGCGGGAAAGAGTCATCTGCTCACAGGGAAAAGAAAGGCAAGAAAAAAACGGTTGCTCAAACCGACCGTCACCAAAAAATCGGTTGCGAAGAAGTTGAAACCATTTTTATCCGCATAA
- the rplT gene encoding 50S ribosomal protein L20: MPRVRTGPYTRKRRKKWLKQAKGYWGGRHRLYKTARVAVMRGWLSAYRDRKLRKRNFRRLWILRLSAALRPLGISYSRFINCLKKANVEINRKVLSEMALREPEEFHALVKSVVQSSSV, from the coding sequence ATGCCAAGAGTAAGAACTGGACCTTATACGAGAAAACGGAGGAAGAAGTGGTTAAAGCAGGCGAAGGGATATTGGGGCGGAAGACATCGCCTCTACAAGACCGCCCGCGTCGCCGTGATGCGCGGTTGGCTCTCCGCCTATCGGGACCGAAAATTGAGGAAGAGAAACTTTCGCCGGCTCTGGATTCTGAGACTTTCGGCGGCCCTTCGCCCCCTCGGGATCTCTTACAGCCGATTTATCAACTGCCTGAAAAAGGCAAATGTGGAAATTAACCGAAAGGTTCTTTCGGAAATGGCGCTGAGAGAACCGGAGGAGTTTCACGCCTTAGTAAAATCGGTGGTCCAATCTTCTTCCGTATGA
- the pheS gene encoding phenylalanine--tRNA ligase subunit alpha gives MTVPEIEEIGRKAKEEIAGAENLLLLNDLRIKYLGRKGILTGILRGLKDLPEGERRNVGRIANLLKEEILALLKEREATLSSQKPVLPEIDLTLPGRRLWIGRRHPISQVLDEICEIFVGMGFKEEIGPEIEDEWHNFSALNIPEDHPARDMFSSFYLDSGKLLRSHTSPVQIRVMERERPPIRIIAPGRVFRPDDFDASHAPNFHQVEGLYVDEGVTFADLKGTLREFCQKMFGQGIKMRFLPSYFPFTEPSAEVAISCVNCYGSGCQTCKGTGWLEILGCGMVHPQVLRNCAIDPERYTGYAFGLGVERVAMIKYRIPDMRLFYENDLRFLEEF, from the coding sequence ATGACAGTTCCCGAGATTGAAGAGATCGGCAGAAAGGCAAAAGAGGAGATCGCCGGTGCGGAAAACTTACTCCTTCTTAACGATTTAAGAATAAAATACTTAGGGAGAAAAGGAATCCTCACCGGAATCTTACGAGGCTTAAAAGACCTGCCCGAGGGGGAAAGGAGGAATGTGGGTCGGATTGCCAATCTCTTAAAAGAGGAAATCTTAGCCCTCCTTAAAGAAAGAGAGGCTACCCTCTCTTCCCAGAAACCGGTTCTTCCCGAGATTGACCTCACTTTACCAGGGAGGAGGCTCTGGATCGGTCGCCGTCATCCCATCTCCCAGGTCTTGGATGAAATCTGTGAGATTTTTGTCGGCATGGGCTTTAAGGAAGAGATTGGACCAGAGATTGAAGATGAGTGGCATAACTTTTCCGCCCTCAATATTCCCGAAGACCATCCGGCAAGGGATATGTTCTCCTCCTTTTATTTGGATAGTGGCAAACTCTTACGAAGCCATACCTCCCCGGTTCAGATCCGGGTGATGGAGAGAGAAAGACCGCCGATTCGCATCATCGCGCCGGGTCGGGTATTTAGACCGGATGATTTTGATGCCTCCCACGCCCCAAATTTCCATCAGGTGGAAGGACTTTATGTTGACGAAGGGGTCACATTCGCTGACCTTAAAGGAACCTTACGGGAATTTTGTCAGAAGATGTTTGGCCAAGGGATAAAGATGCGCTTCCTCCCTTCTTATTTCCCTTTCACCGAACCTTCCGCTGAGGTGGCTATCTCTTGTGTCAATTGTTATGGCTCGGGTTGTCAAACCTGTAAAGGAACAGGCTGGTTAGAAATTTTGGGTTGTGGGATGGTTCATCCTCAAGTTTTGAGAAATTGCGCCATTGATCCCGAACGCTACACCGGCTATGCCTTTGGATTGGGGGTGGAGAGGGTAGCGATGATTAAATACCGAATCCCGGATATGAGGTTATTTTACGAGAATGATTTAAGATTTTTGGAAGAGTTTTAA
- a CDS encoding adenosine-specific kinase, translating to MKQEIIKVEKPEGANVILGQSHFIKTVEDLYEAITSSAPAAKFGIAFCESSGPCLVRSEGNDGDLVKIAEKNALKIGAGHSFVIILKDSYPIQVLKAIRDVFEVCTIYAATANPLEVVVVESETGRGILGVIDGSKPKGVETEKDKEERKSFLRKIGYKL from the coding sequence ATGAAACAGGAGATTATCAAAGTTGAAAAACCGGAAGGGGCAAATGTGATCTTGGGGCAAAGCCATTTTATTAAAACGGTTGAAGACCTTTACGAGGCAATCACCTCTTCGGCGCCGGCAGCAAAATTTGGTATTGCCTTTTGCGAATCTTCCGGACCATGTCTGGTACGTAGTGAAGGGAATGATGGAGATTTGGTGAAGATAGCCGAAAAGAATGCCTTAAAAATCGGTGCTGGGCATTCCTTCGTTATCATCTTAAAGGACTCTTATCCCATTCAAGTCTTAAAAGCGATTAGGGATGTCTTTGAGGTGTGCACCATTTATGCCGCAACCGCCAATCCCTTGGAGGTGGTGGTGGTAGAGAGCGAAACGGGTCGGGGAATTTTAGGAGTGATTGACGGTAGCAAACCGAAAGGGGTAGAAACGGAGAAAGATAAAGAGGAGAGGAAATCTTTCTTACGAAAGATCGGGTATAAGTTATAA
- a CDS encoding C25 family cysteine peptidase, translating into MKSLPIKTAISLFLPLFLFASLSLIREDERGAEIVYENQLEKIFPGYPPEIAEGRKIDDYPLPTIEFFLGIPQEGRVFLSATGQKETFIKGDLAYDIEGNPIKKLPEKKALAEIKSIEYLRDIRFARVRLFPVQWLGSGFRVYNEIRVNVFYEKAPVIVEGKDYFDDIYEILFINGKKAKFYKSSNHLAREGSIFFERGLDWVKIKIDSTGIYQISGEELKKVGVNLTAINPKTLKIYHIGKFTTNYLYPDTMIELPIYVAGEEDGRFDEKDFILFYGEHLKSLYTNFNFYWLTWGIKEGKRMKRYSVKPLPNASHLTTGEDSCHLEFDLLCPARSGLLWLWQYFAKARGKEETYSLKFILHHAKTLKKIGVAFCGKSDSARLRFYLNEKLLDSFAFKRENPPTPSLFRKELQEVIGESVELKISLYGEKEQEVYLDYLDLLYEKNLLGEKKVNQLAMTIRERGNHNVSSTIVPKPSYLFEIISDTTTGVPDVKILEDFSLHGETLTFGKTFYYPCRFLITNEYGFRKCLSLELKRPQRLRRKSFAGDYFVITPNEFFKIGQLLAQYRQNNIIDLPRAKTVVATLSDIYDEYAFGIEEPGAIKKFLKEKRPYYVVLIGDATYDYRGLLPYRKYPGVPTYEYGYDFSPNPYTDKAYACDAWYADWDGEGGSPDIILSRLPGRNENEFRTFLEKIKNFERSKASYRQRFLLAGDDEFNGYYDRPDNIRFGTHIEQCEGLANLLGSEFEPVKIYLTEYPYPQPNDKPKARRALISALNEGVGMMAYFGHGWVGWLTHEKFLDLNSLSQLKNRDKPFFGFYGSCGVGKFDETEQECLAEELQRMEGGAIATVAATKGTISTTNYFFAQALFAPIIAQPAVPIGKGFLTAWFYDRKYHLFGDGATFIPLIRRTLPLSVSPCTLKPGSLITVNCDTTRMREGYYQITASAPKLYRFYRSHLCSLIYTLPGEIFFLGRGKLTSEGINAKFLFPKLPYPEVRYVENGSYTILPNTAKIRVWTFAQDTGISYLRDNLYFLNQEFISPDSFGPELRLYIKGKEIGETALVEREFILHGKIYDESGIALLKDYPLGFYFNGGEDFHDLRERIQFEFSSYQNANFSYPLRIAEPCSLTFILYDNLGNETKKVYKLNPIAETSLIIRNNLYLQNKGSGYFTFYLSLPASLTIRIYTISGRFLKEIRTVGRLGFNRVYFDGLDRFGRRLPKGLYLYQIGAQTFDQKKAKLLDKFLIP; encoded by the coding sequence ATGAAATCTCTTCCGATAAAAACCGCAATTAGTCTCTTCCTCCCACTTTTTCTTTTCGCCTCCCTTTCTTTAATCCGAGAAGATGAAAGGGGAGCGGAGATTGTTTACGAGAATCAACTGGAAAAGATTTTCCCTGGCTATCCCCCCGAGATTGCCGAAGGGAGGAAAATAGACGATTATCCTTTACCGACAATTGAGTTCTTTTTGGGAATTCCCCAAGAAGGTAGAGTATTTCTTTCCGCTACCGGCCAAAAAGAGACTTTCATCAAAGGCGATTTAGCGTATGATATTGAGGGCAATCCGATTAAAAAATTGCCAGAGAAAAAGGCTCTGGCGGAGATAAAAAGTATTGAGTATTTAAGAGATATTCGTTTCGCCCGAGTCCGTCTCTTTCCCGTCCAGTGGTTAGGCAGTGGATTTCGGGTTTATAATGAGATAAGAGTGAATGTCTTCTATGAGAAAGCGCCCGTGATTGTGGAGGGTAAGGATTACTTTGATGATATCTACGAGATACTTTTTATTAATGGCAAAAAGGCAAAATTTTATAAATCATCAAACCACTTGGCCCGGGAAGGAAGCATCTTCTTTGAGCGGGGTCTTGATTGGGTGAAGATAAAAATTGATTCTACGGGTATCTATCAAATCTCGGGCGAAGAGTTAAAAAAAGTTGGCGTCAACCTCACGGCAATAAATCCAAAAACCTTAAAAATCTACCACATCGGCAAATTTACCACCAACTACCTTTATCCGGATACGATGATTGAGTTGCCAATCTATGTGGCGGGAGAAGAGGATGGACGGTTTGATGAGAAAGACTTTATTCTCTTCTATGGAGAGCACCTGAAGAGTCTCTATACCAACTTCAATTTTTACTGGCTAACCTGGGGGATAAAAGAGGGAAAGAGGATGAAAAGATATTCGGTTAAACCTCTACCCAATGCCTCCCATTTGACCACGGGTGAGGATTCCTGCCATTTGGAATTTGACCTTTTATGCCCCGCCCGTTCCGGACTCCTATGGCTCTGGCAATATTTCGCCAAGGCACGGGGGAAAGAGGAAACCTATTCCTTAAAATTTATTCTCCATCACGCCAAGACCTTAAAGAAGATAGGTGTTGCCTTTTGTGGAAAATCGGATAGCGCCCGCCTCCGCTTCTACCTGAACGAAAAACTCTTAGATTCCTTCGCCTTCAAAAGAGAAAATCCACCCACTCCCTCTCTCTTCCGAAAGGAACTTCAAGAAGTGATTGGCGAAAGTGTGGAATTAAAAATCTCTCTCTACGGGGAAAAGGAACAAGAGGTCTACCTTGATTATCTTGACCTCCTCTACGAGAAAAACCTTCTTGGAGAGAAAAAGGTAAACCAGTTGGCGATGACGATTAGAGAGAGGGGAAATCATAATGTCTCTTCCACCATTGTTCCTAAACCTTCCTATCTCTTTGAGATTATCTCCGATACCACTACCGGAGTCCCGGACGTAAAAATTCTTGAAGATTTTTCTCTCCACGGTGAGACTTTGACCTTTGGTAAGACATTTTATTACCCCTGTCGGTTTTTAATCACCAACGAGTACGGTTTTAGAAAATGCCTCTCCTTGGAACTAAAAAGACCACAACGACTCCGCCGGAAAAGTTTCGCCGGAGATTATTTTGTTATCACTCCGAATGAGTTTTTTAAAATTGGGCAACTCTTAGCCCAATACCGGCAAAATAACATTATTGACCTGCCCCGGGCAAAGACAGTGGTTGCCACCCTTTCTGATATCTATGACGAATACGCCTTCGGGATTGAAGAACCCGGAGCGATTAAGAAATTCTTAAAGGAGAAGAGACCTTACTACGTCGTCCTAATTGGTGATGCCACTTATGACTACCGGGGACTCCTTCCCTATAGGAAATATCCCGGGGTGCCAACTTATGAATACGGCTATGATTTTTCCCCCAATCCTTACACCGATAAGGCTTATGCCTGTGATGCCTGGTATGCGGATTGGGACGGGGAAGGTGGGTCGCCGGATATTATCCTCTCCCGTTTACCCGGACGTAACGAAAATGAGTTCCGGACCTTTCTTGAGAAGATTAAGAATTTTGAACGGAGTAAGGCTTCTTACCGCCAACGTTTTCTTTTAGCCGGGGACGACGAATTCAACGGCTACTATGACCGGCCGGATAATATAAGATTTGGCACCCACATTGAACAGTGCGAAGGGCTTGCCAATCTTTTAGGTTCGGAATTTGAACCGGTGAAAATTTATTTAACCGAATATCCTTATCCCCAACCGAATGATAAACCCAAGGCACGGCGGGCTCTCATTTCGGCTCTCAATGAAGGAGTAGGAATGATGGCTTATTTTGGTCACGGTTGGGTTGGTTGGTTGACTCACGAAAAATTCCTTGATTTAAACTCCCTATCCCAACTTAAAAATCGGGATAAACCCTTCTTCGGCTTTTATGGTAGTTGCGGAGTTGGAAAGTTTGATGAGACCGAACAGGAGTGTCTCGCGGAAGAGTTGCAAAGGATGGAAGGAGGAGCGATTGCCACCGTCGCTGCCACTAAGGGGACAATTTCTACAACCAATTACTTTTTCGCCCAAGCCCTCTTTGCCCCAATTATTGCTCAACCGGCAGTCCCCATTGGTAAAGGCTTTTTAACCGCCTGGTTCTATGACCGAAAATACCACCTTTTCGGTGATGGGGCAACCTTCATCCCTCTCATCCGAAGGACCTTGCCCCTTTCCGTAAGCCCCTGCACCTTAAAACCGGGAAGTTTGATCACGGTCAATTGCGATACGACCAGAATGAGGGAAGGATATTATCAGATAACCGCCTCCGCACCCAAACTATACCGCTTCTACCGCTCCCACCTCTGTTCCCTCATCTATACCCTTCCCGGGGAAATTTTCTTTTTGGGCAGAGGAAAGTTAACTTCGGAAGGGATTAATGCGAAATTTCTTTTTCCTAAGCTTCCTTATCCGGAGGTCCGATATGTTGAGAATGGGAGTTATACCATACTCCCCAATACCGCTAAGATAAGAGTTTGGACCTTTGCCCAGGATACGGGGATTTCTTACCTCCGGGATAATCTCTATTTCTTAAATCAAGAGTTTATCTCTCCGGATAGTTTTGGTCCGGAATTGAGGCTTTATATCAAAGGAAAAGAGATAGGGGAAACAGCCCTTGTGGAAAGGGAATTTATCCTTCACGGCAAAATTTATGACGAAAGCGGTATCGCCCTTCTTAAAGATTATCCCTTAGGTTTTTATTTTAACGGCGGAGAGGATTTTCATGATTTAAGGGAGAGAATTCAATTTGAATTCTCCTCTTATCAAAATGCCAATTTCTCTTATCCTTTGAGGATTGCGGAACCTTGTTCCCTCACCTTCATCCTTTATGATAATTTGGGCAACGAGACGAAAAAGGTTTATAAACTCAACCCAATAGCCGAGACCAGCCTAATCATTAGAAATAACCTCTACCTCCAAAATAAGGGTTCTGGTTATTTCACATTCTATCTCTCCTTACCCGCTTCCCTCACCATAAGGATTTATACCATCTCTGGTCGTTTTCTGAAAGAGATTAGAACGGTGGGTAGGTTAGGTTTCAATCGGGTCTATTTTGATGGTTTGGACCGGTTTGGGCGAAGACTACCCAAGGGACTCTACCTCTATCAGATCGGTGCCCAGACATTTGACCAGAAAAAGGCTAAACTCCTTGATAAATTTCTCATCCCTTAA
- a CDS encoding fibronectin type III domain-containing protein, translating into MFFLSLFFFYFISEPRLSFSPPSVVITFETAKPVRAELLYGKEGLEKAVLKGERNNKHKFILRDLTPGSYHFRLQADTFSSPLYYFSYPSPEKFRFLILPSGMEKDRKISNLLLASPPDFIVANSSISKEKDGKKFLIPVLSCDQLLISQSPPAPSFREGEFPKDSSPFSLRFLPLGKDSVDFYLSPPGERNGFDIIFLIGGNTFLRSHPVTKNPYDPDRSGLIVSGDKEYYGEKGTVYFIIPDWENPFPLDWRKGNQYLAFAQSGRGFVEVLKEDKSLKVKTSILNHLGDYEVVDSFSFNREREEEALKISKVRVKEVNGFSAKICWETNLSAVSMIEWGTEPNRYLFRYPPLDLQQVFTTEHSLYLFGLSPNKRYYYRVGVRRGERIVWSEENNFITLSPNGKEVLLPINFAHPTYKTDFHFFAVSPHTYSQRDNGTQFIGLWDKDLSFTISSDESLTCRASQHWIKNSQVASWSFPIPSGGYYYEIGSFSHPEFSGRTRIKIEGKTLEKEEGDTTFFGEIEVNDEELNLELGYGDSLIPGYSGISYLILSSQPRKKKEEEVFLLSVSPNPFKDKTVIKYHLSSARRVILEIYDGLGKKLFTLKNRFERKGYQECVWDGKDLNGSPLPDGIYFINLRTEEQPGGQVKVSLFRR; encoded by the coding sequence ATGTTTTTTCTTTCTCTTTTTTTCTTTTATTTCATTTCCGAGCCGCGCCTCTCCTTTTCCCCTCCTTCGGTAGTAATTACCTTTGAGACAGCAAAACCGGTAAGGGCGGAGTTGCTTTATGGCAAGGAAGGTTTAGAAAAGGCGGTTTTAAAAGGAGAGAGGAATAATAAGCATAAGTTTATTTTAAGGGATTTGACCCCGGGGAGTTATCATTTCCGATTGCAGGCGGATACCTTTAGTTCACCACTGTATTATTTCTCCTACCCCTCCCCGGAGAAGTTTCGTTTCCTCATATTACCATCGGGAATGGAGAAGGATAGGAAAATTTCTAACCTTCTCTTGGCGTCACCACCAGATTTTATCGTAGCCAATTCTTCCATCTCCAAAGAAAAAGATGGGAAAAAATTTCTTATCCCGGTCCTCTCTTGTGACCAACTTCTCATTTCTCAATCCCCGCCTGCTCCCTCTTTCCGGGAAGGGGAATTTCCAAAAGATAGTTCTCCCTTCTCTCTTCGTTTTCTCCCCTTAGGAAAGGATTCGGTAGATTTTTACCTCTCCCCACCCGGAGAAAGAAACGGGTTTGATATCATTTTCTTAATCGGTGGGAATACCTTCCTCCGCAGTCATCCGGTAACGAAAAACCCTTATGACCCAGACCGATCCGGTCTCATCGTCTCCGGAGATAAAGAATATTACGGAGAGAAAGGAACGGTCTATTTTATCATTCCGGATTGGGAAAATCCCTTCCCATTAGATTGGCGAAAAGGGAATCAGTATCTTGCCTTTGCCCAATCCGGTAGGGGTTTTGTAGAGGTCCTGAAAGAGGATAAAAGTTTAAAAGTGAAGACCTCAATCTTAAACCACCTCGGAGATTATGAGGTGGTTGATAGTTTTTCATTCAACCGAGAAAGAGAAGAAGAGGCATTAAAAATTTCTAAGGTGCGGGTGAAGGAGGTGAACGGTTTCTCAGCGAAAATCTGTTGGGAGACAAACCTCAGTGCCGTTTCTATGATTGAATGGGGAACCGAACCAAACCGTTATCTCTTCCGTTACCCCCCCTTAGACCTCCAACAGGTCTTCACCACCGAGCATTCTCTCTATCTCTTTGGGCTTTCGCCAAATAAGAGATATTACTACCGGGTTGGTGTCCGGCGCGGCGAAAGAATTGTCTGGTCGGAAGAGAATAACTTCATTACCCTCTCCCCCAATGGGAAAGAGGTTCTCCTCCCGATAAATTTCGCCCACCCTACTTACAAAACGGATTTCCATTTCTTTGCCGTCTCCCCTCATACCTATTCCCAGAGGGATAACGGTACCCAGTTTATTGGTCTCTGGGATAAAGATCTATCTTTCACCATCTCCTCAGACGAAAGCCTCACTTGCCGGGCGAGCCAGCATTGGATAAAAAATTCCCAAGTCGCTTCTTGGTCTTTCCCTATCCCCTCCGGAGGTTATTACTATGAGATTGGCAGTTTTTCCCATCCGGAATTCTCTGGGCGTACCAGAATTAAAATTGAAGGTAAGACCTTGGAAAAGGAAGAAGGGGATACCACTTTTTTCGGAGAGATAGAAGTTAACGATGAAGAACTAAACTTAGAATTGGGTTATGGCGACTCTTTAATCCCCGGATATTCGGGCATCAGTTATCTCATCCTCTCCTCCCAACCGAGGAAAAAGAAAGAGGAAGAAGTCTTTCTCCTTTCTGTCAGCCCGAATCCCTTTAAGGATAAGACCGTAATCAAATACCATCTCTCCTCCGCCCGCCGGGTGATCTTAGAAATTTACGATGGCTTGGGAAAGAAGTTATTCACCTTAAAAAATCGGTTTGAAAGGAAAGGTTACCAGGAATGCGTCTGGGATGGTAAAGACCTGAATGGCTCACCCTTGCCGGATGGTATCTATTTCATCAACCTCCGCACCGAAGAGCAACCGGGTGGGCAGGTAAAGGTCTCCCTCTTCCGCCGATAA
- the nadE gene encoding NAD(+) synthase, which yields MKKFTSLLAIDCQKVSLKIEEFIKGVVDAHSANGVIIGLSGGIDSAVLATLSVRALGKDKVSLFYLYDRDSEKGFRIRAEILARWLDWKLEVVDIEPAMRKKGLYQPEAMKIIAFSSLFNRLLNRLYFFLFQESPFLLTISQKERGENWLKGFLFSSGILPIERSFNIRHRYRREVLEAKGREKGLILLGATNRSEYEIGWFVKDGIDDLPISPLLGLYKTQIRALANYLGLPKEVIDQKPSPDMMKGITDESVLGISYEKIDLILSGLNRNLSEEEIMTFGVRKREIFCVRRLKELSSWKREKRKVLPFAGAKELSAEEGDLYLPTRLLFGAEVDEIDTIRQG from the coding sequence ATGAAAAAATTTACTTCCTTATTGGCGATTGATTGTCAGAAGGTCTCCTTAAAAATTGAAGAGTTTATTAAAGGGGTGGTTGACGCCCATTCGGCAAATGGGGTAATAATCGGTCTCAGCGGTGGGATTGATAGTGCAGTTTTAGCTACCCTCTCAGTCCGGGCATTGGGTAAAGATAAGGTCTCCTTATTTTATCTTTACGACCGGGATAGCGAAAAGGGTTTTAGAATCCGGGCTGAGATTTTGGCGAGATGGTTGGATTGGAAATTGGAAGTAGTTGATATTGAGCCCGCAATGAGAAAAAAGGGTCTCTACCAACCCGAGGCTATGAAGATAATCGCTTTCTCCAGTCTTTTTAACCGATTGCTCAATCGGTTATATTTCTTCTTATTCCAGGAGTCCCCTTTTCTTCTCACCATCTCCCAAAAAGAAAGAGGTGAGAATTGGCTTAAAGGTTTCTTATTTTCTTCCGGCATTTTGCCGATTGAAAGAAGTTTCAACATCCGCCATCGCTACCGGCGGGAGGTCTTAGAGGCGAAGGGAAGGGAGAAAGGACTTATCCTCTTGGGCGCCACCAACCGTTCGGAATACGAAATCGGCTGGTTTGTGAAAGATGGGATTGATGACTTGCCGATCTCACCTCTTTTAGGTCTCTATAAGACCCAAATCCGAGCCCTGGCAAATTATTTAGGTCTGCCAAAAGAAGTTATAGACCAAAAACCTTCTCCGGATATGATGAAGGGGATAACGGATGAGTCAGTTTTGGGAATTAGTTATGAGAAGATTGACCTAATCCTTTCTGGTCTTAATAGAAATCTTTCTGAGGAAGAGATAATGACTTTTGGTGTGAGAAAGAGGGAAATATTTTGTGTCCGAAGGCTAAAAGAACTCTCATCTTGGAAAAGGGAAAAGAGGAAGGTGCTGCCTTTTGCTGGGGCAAAAGAGTTATCGGCGGAAGAGGGAGACCTTTACCTGCCCACCCGGTTGCTCTTCGGTGCGGAGGTTGATGAAATAGATACCATCCGGCAAGGGTGA
- the tig gene encoding trigger factor: MRQLVGVQVPLLAKNLIISNMDLTVTERKEYLKELSVTIEPTEMHKKIEELLNEYKDKITIDGFRKGKVPPPIILRKLGKELESLAAQEIVEETVEKVVREKNFHLIAEPKITDFEITPEKSLRFTALLEVLPEFPLKEYKGIPLINPEITGFEEEFERRVRFLQEKSATYHSTDEPAENGDILFLDYKIFLGEEKLEEVSAYRFRLGEEKNFPELNEHLRGIKRGERKEVLVKIPESFPEEKVAGREVRFEILVRDVKKEELPNLDEEFAKNLGYNSLAELGEEIKGLILEEWEERRLALLKKEIEKYLLNNYDFAVPDSLIEREIDLLLIENKLKDQKETREKLLPLAKNRAKLWIILSRIAEKENLLPTKEEIENYLNQLSLTEEEKEKLVHSQFLKERILMDKVLNFLLKEAKIGGEDVLHTNRD, translated from the coding sequence GTGAGGCAACTCGTGGGGGTTCAAGTCCCCCTCCTCGCAAAGAATCTGATTATTTCTAATATGGATTTAACAGTTACCGAACGGAAGGAATACCTAAAAGAACTCTCGGTCACCATTGAACCAACCGAGATGCATAAGAAGATTGAAGAGCTATTAAATGAATATAAGGATAAAATTACAATTGATGGATTTCGCAAAGGAAAAGTCCCACCCCCAATCATTTTAAGAAAATTGGGTAAGGAATTGGAATCACTTGCCGCTCAGGAGATAGTTGAGGAGACAGTGGAGAAAGTGGTAAGGGAGAAAAACTTCCATCTCATCGCCGAGCCCAAAATTACCGATTTTGAAATCACCCCAGAAAAATCCCTCCGCTTCACCGCCCTCTTAGAGGTCTTACCCGAATTTCCTCTGAAAGAATACAAAGGGATACCCCTCATTAACCCAGAGATTACGGGTTTTGAAGAAGAATTTGAAAGGCGCGTCCGCTTCCTCCAAGAGAAATCCGCCACCTACCACAGCACAGATGAGCCAGCAGAAAATGGTGACATCCTATTTTTGGATTACAAAATTTTCTTGGGGGAGGAGAAATTAGAAGAGGTCTCCGCCTATCGTTTCCGTTTGGGAGAGGAGAAAAACTTCCCGGAGTTAAACGAACATCTCCGGGGTATAAAGAGGGGGGAGAGGAAAGAGGTCTTAGTAAAGATCCCAGAATCCTTCCCGGAGGAGAAGGTAGCGGGAAGGGAAGTCCGTTTTGAAATTTTGGTCCGGGATGTAAAAAAAGAGGAACTGCCTAATTTAGATGAAGAGTTCGCCAAAAATTTAGGTTATAATAGCCTGGCGGAATTGGGAGAAGAGATTAAGGGGTTAATCCTTGAGGAATGGGAAGAGAGGCGCCTTGCCCTCTTAAAGAAAGAGATTGAAAAATACCTCCTCAATAATTACGATTTTGCCGTACCCGATTCTTTAATTGAAAGGGAGATTGACCTTCTCTTAATTGAGAATAAACTAAAAGACCAAAAGGAGACCCGAGAGAAACTCCTCCCCCTGGCTAAAAATCGGGCGAAGTTATGGATCATCCTTTCCCGAATTGCGGAAAAAGAAAATTTACTACCCACCAAAGAGGAGATAGAAAATTATCTCAATCAACTTTCTCTCACCGAAGAGGAGAAGGAAAAATTGGTGCATAGTCAATTCTTGAAAGAGAGGATTCTGATGGATAAGGTACTAAACTTTCTCTTAAAAGAAGCAAAGATTGGAGGGGAAGATGTATTACATACCAATCGTGATTGA